The proteins below are encoded in one region of Microbacterium pygmaeum:
- a CDS encoding sugar phosphate isomerase/epimerase family protein, with the protein MTGTLGTPIQGVTLYSFTRAFHGREYDLEGLIRKTAAEGFGPGLEVIGFSSFRGFPEIDDAYAGWFRDLVEEVGLTTTSLAVNADIGIHRDRLLNQDELIAYMTRQIKAAATLGFPIARVQISIEPDSMEALAPIAEAHGVTLALEVHADQYASHPRILALRDRFEKVGSPFLGFTMDWGATVSGFAPSLIESYRRRGASDELLGKVVDLWNTYYEQGPPADQTEHGQRFGSFIGLAAQNGRPDLGIDMGINGTGLFGPARVDDWLAIVPWIKHVHGKFFGIDEHGEEPSVPVRDLVRLLVENGYNGAISSEYEGWHWNNWESPFDIIRAEQAVQRSAAADAGSRMITDLAEARAQLGAWLPTTEGAGA; encoded by the coding sequence ATGACCGGTACGCTCGGCACTCCGATCCAGGGCGTCACGCTCTACAGCTTCACGCGCGCATTCCACGGCCGTGAGTACGACCTCGAAGGCCTGATCCGCAAGACGGCCGCCGAGGGCTTCGGGCCTGGCCTGGAGGTCATCGGCTTCTCGAGCTTCCGGGGCTTCCCGGAGATCGACGACGCGTATGCGGGCTGGTTCCGCGATCTCGTCGAGGAGGTCGGGCTCACGACGACCTCGCTCGCCGTGAATGCCGACATCGGCATCCACCGCGACCGCCTGCTGAACCAGGACGAGCTGATCGCGTACATGACGCGGCAGATCAAGGCGGCAGCGACGCTGGGCTTCCCGATCGCACGCGTGCAGATCTCGATCGAGCCCGACTCGATGGAGGCCCTTGCACCCATCGCCGAAGCGCATGGCGTGACCCTCGCGCTCGAGGTGCACGCCGACCAGTACGCCTCGCACCCGCGGATCCTGGCGCTGCGCGATCGGTTCGAGAAGGTCGGCTCGCCCTTCCTCGGGTTCACGATGGACTGGGGGGCCACCGTGTCCGGGTTCGCACCGTCGCTCATCGAGTCCTACCGTCGCCGTGGCGCGTCGGATGAGCTGCTGGGCAAGGTCGTCGACCTCTGGAACACGTACTACGAGCAGGGGCCACCGGCAGATCAGACCGAGCACGGACAGCGCTTCGGCTCGTTCATCGGCCTCGCTGCGCAGAACGGGCGTCCCGACCTCGGCATCGACATGGGCATCAACGGCACTGGCCTGTTCGGCCCGGCGCGGGTGGACGACTGGCTCGCGATCGTGCCGTGGATCAAGCACGTGCACGGCAAGTTCTTCGGCATCGACGAGCACGGCGAGGAGCCCTCGGTTCCCGTCCGCGATCTCGTCCGTCTGCTGGTCGAGAACGGCTACAACGGCGCCATCTCCAGCGAGTACGAGGGCTGGCACTGGAACAACTGGGAGTCGCCGTTCGACATCATCCGTGCCGAACAGGCCGTGCAGCGCTCCGCCGCCGCAGACGCCGGCTCACGCATGATCACAGATCTGGCAGAGGCCCGGGCGCAGCTCGGCGCGTGGCTGCCCACCACCGAAGGAGCAGGAGCATGA